The Streptomyces halobius genomic interval ACCGGTTTCTCGCAGTCCAGCACTGCGGTGATCAGGCGCTGGGCGCCGCGCCGGATCAGCCGGGCCACATCACCGGCGAGCCGGTCGCTCGTCGGGCCCGACGCGTCCGATACGTCCGACGGGTTCGCCGAGTCCGTCGAGTTCGTCGCGCCGTTCGAGTTCGACGAGTCCGTCGAGTTGGTCGGGCCTGCGGACGGTGATCCGCGCAGATCGGCGCCGGCGCAGAAGCCCTTGCCGGTCGCGGTGATCACCACGGCTCGTACGTCCGGGGCGGCGGAAGCGTCCGCGAGCTGCTCAATCATGCGTTCGCGCAGGTCAGGGGTGATCGCGTGGAGCGCTTCCGGCCGGTTGAGGGTGAGCCACGAGACGCCGTTGTCAGTGGCATGGAGTACCAATGAATCGACGGGATCGACGGGGTCGGTGGCCACTGCGGTTCCGGTGGCTCCGGCAGTGTTGGCGGCTTCGGCGGCCTTGGCCGAAGGTGCCGGGTTGCCCGGGACGTTGGGGGAAACGGGGGAGGACGTCATGGGGGAGCGGCTCCAGAAGGTGTGGTCGGGGCGCGTGCGAGGAGCGGCGGGCTGGTTACGGCAGTTGCTGGCGGGCCGATTGCGGCGCGTACGGTCGGCATCGTGTGTACGGTCGGCACCGTGTGTACGGTCGGCGTCGTGGGGACGGTCGGCACCGTCCGTACGACCTGTACCGTCTGCGCGGCCCGCACCGTCCGTAGGACCCGCACCTCCGGCACCGCCCGCATGGTCAATGGCAGACGGCGAGCGCGTCCAGGGCCACGGCGCCCTGCCCGCGCGGCAGGATCACGAGTGGGTTGATGTCCAACTCGGCCAGGTCACTGCCCAGTTCGAGAGCCATCCGCTGTACCCGCAGGACGACTTCGATGAGCGCGTCGGTATCCGCGGGCGGCGCGCCGCGTACGCCCTCCAGGAGGGCACGACCGCGCAGTTCGCCGAGCATCGCGCGCGCCTGGTCCTCTCCGAAGGGTGGCACACCCACCGCGACGTCCCGCAGGACCTCCACGAGCACCCCGCCGAGCCCGACCGTCATTGTCGGCCCGAAGAGACTGTCGTGGGTGACGCCGACGACCATCTCCACACCCCGCTCGATCATCTGGCAGACCAGTACGCCGTCCAGCGGAACGTCCTCGTAGCGGGCGATGTCGATGAGTTCGCGGTAGGTGTCCCGGACCTGACTGGCGGAGGTCAGACCGACCTTGACCAGGCCGAGTTCGGTCTTGTGGGCCAGCTGCGGCCCGGATGCCTTCATGACCACCGGGTACCCCACCAGGCTCGCCGCCCGTACGGCCGCCGCGGCGCTGGTCACCAGCTGTTCGCGCGGTACGCGGATGCCGTAGGCGCGCAGCAGCTGCTTCGCCGCGTGCTCGCTGAGCTCTTGTCCCGGGCGCATCAGGCCCTGTGCCTTGCGTGCGGAGGGGGACAGCACGCGCGGGGCGTCGTCGAAGGGGGAGCGGTAGCCGGCGGCGAAGCGATGGTGATCGAGGTAGGCGCGGACGGCGGTGATGCAGTTGGCGAAGGTGCGGAAGGTGG includes:
- a CDS encoding enoyl-CoA hydratase/isomerase family protein translates to MTSSPVSPNVPGNPAPSAKAAEAANTAGATGTAVATDPVDPVDSLVLHATDNGVSWLTLNRPEALHAITPDLRERMIEQLADASAAPDVRAVVITATGKGFCAGADLRGSPSAGPTNSTDSSNSNGATNSTDSANPSDVSDASGPTSDRLAGDVARLIRRGAQRLITAVLDCEKPVIAAVNGAAAGLGAHLAFACDLVLAAESARFIEVFVHRGLVPDGGGAYLLPRLIGPQRAKELMFFGDAVPAAEAERLGLVNRVVPDGELTKTAREWAERLAAGPTRTLALTKQLVNASLDTDRTACFAAEAAAQEINMTTVDAQEGIASFVQRRSPSYRGR